The Toxorhynchites rutilus septentrionalis strain SRP chromosome 3, ASM2978413v1, whole genome shotgun sequence genome includes a region encoding these proteins:
- the LOC129780432 gene encoding ER lumen protein-retaining receptor-like, protein MMNIFRILGDSLHALALILLIAKLWRTKSCAGLSGKTQILSAIIYTTRYADLLSPNHYHSYYVSSMKIAFIAVSCLTVYLIYGPYKKTYDRENDDFYNEFLIVPCFVLSLFSANYMSPLEIMWTFSIFLEAVAILPQLDLLCHVKFVDSYTVCYLLSLGLYRALYILNWAYRYYYEGDYDLIAVGSGFLQTALFSLVFVRIYMLKRREDSVMISVVT, encoded by the coding sequence ACATTTTTCGCATTCTTGGGGATTCCCTCCATGCGCTAGCGTTAATCCTGCTGATTGCTAAACTATGGCGTACCAAATCTTGCGCTGGACTATCAGGAAAAACCCAAATTCTCAGTGCGATCATCTATACTACACGTTATGCAGATCTACTGTCACCAAATCACTACCACAGCTACTACGTTTCCTCAATGAAGATTGCCTTCATCGCAGTTAGCTGCCTCACTGTTTACCTGATCTACGGCCCGTACAAAAAAACTTACGATCGGGAAAACGATGACTTCTACAACGAGTTTCTGATAGTCCCGTGTTTCGTACTGTCACTTTTCTCTGCCAACTACATGTCTCCGCTGGAAATTATGTGGACGTTCTCAATTTTTTTGGAAGCGGTCGCGATTTTACCTCAGCTTGATTTGCTGTGCCACGTTAAATTCGTCGATTCCTACACGGTGTGTTACCTGCTGTCGCTTGGACTTTACCGTGCGCTTTACATTCTCAATTGGGCCTACCGCTACTACTATGAAGGAGATTACGATTTGATTGCAGTCGGATCAGGCTTTCTGCAGACGGCTTTGTTCAGCCTTGTTTTCGTGCGTATCTATATGCTGAAACGACGCGAGGACAGTGTTATGATCAGTGTTGTTACCTGA